The DNA segment CTTTAGTGTGGCAACCCTAGGATTGTACGTTCTTTACAACGGAGCACAGTTCTTAGTACATGGTCATGCACCGTGGCACGATAAAAAGTTCTCGACTGACGTAGTTGATTACTAATTTATTTTGTCCAAATATTTTGAAGCCAGTTGAGTTCCCTCAGCTGGCTTTTTTTTACATAAAATTAGCGAATGATTGACGCTGACAATATATATCTTGTGATTGTTCATGCTTAAATTCTTACTGTTTTTGATTAAAGGAAAGCCTAGGAGGGCGGATGAAACAGGGGATTTTAAGCCGAAGTATCGTATGTCTCGCTTTATTAGCAAGTGGCTCAGTATTGGCTGAAGAAGGCGTGAGAAACAATACGAAACTCCCTTCATACACCAATAACTCAGATTATAAGCTTGGATTCGGTTTTGACCGTGGCTTTAGTGTTGTAGGGCAGCTTTATAATAAAGTGAACTTGTCATTAGGTGATGATGGCATTGCGGCGGATTACTTATTTTTGAATGGTCAATTTAGCCCGTCGGTGCCGTTTACTTGGTACATTGGAGCGGGTGCATTCTATGACTGGGATGATGAGTGTCATGATGGTTGTGGCGTTAACCGTGATTCTGATCACTATTTTAACGATTATGGTGTACGTATGCCGATTGGCGTGGATTGGAATTTTGCTCGGCAGTGGGATACGTATGCCCAGCTTGCTCCTGTGATTAATATTCCTGACGATTTTGATGTGGATTTTCAGGCCGCGATTGGTATCCGATATTCATTTTAATATTAGGGCGTGTTTATTTTTCGTTGTTTAGTCTCGTTCGAGATATGAAAACAAATTTCAGGATGGGACAATTTGATAAATGAAAAAGCCCGCGATATAAGTCGCGGGCTTTGATTTTTAGCTGTTAAAGTTAAGCGTTGTATTTACTTGCTTTTCATCGCATGGCGAATACAGATAGCAGCGCCACCCCAAGTAATGCCAAGGCCAATAATCATCATGATGATTGCACCAGTAGTCATATTAAGCCTCCTGAGATTTTTTCATATTAATAACGATAGCGATAACTAGCATCAGTGCAAGTAATCCCCAGCCAAAGGTCATCAGTTCTGCCATTGCGTAACCACCGTAGCCATCAGTAATGGTCGCAATGATCTTATTAGCAAGAATGATTGCAATCATGATTGGGCTGACAAAGCGGATACATAGTTCGAACCAAACCCCGATAGTGAAATCAGATACCGCATTCGCGTGTTTGCGGATATCGGCTACTTTGAATAACCAACCTACAAGTACTAGCTCAATTAAACAGCTGCCAAGTAGGGCAATGTTGTTAATAAAGTAATCGACTAGATCAAGCAGTAATAAGCCGCCATTGGTTGCAAATGCCAGTGAGACGACCAAGCCTACACCACAGACAATACTTGCAGCTTTGCGACGAGACCATTTCAGTTTATCGATGAAGGCAGAAGTAACCGCTTCCATGATTGAAATGTGCGAGCTGAAACCTGCAACCACTAGTGCTAGGAAGAATAGTGGACCAAGAATGTATGGAATCGGTAGTAGGTTGATTGCGGCAGGAATGGTCACAAACGCTAGACCTACACCTGATGAAACAACTTCAGTCAGCGGCTTACCTTGTTCTTGAGCCATGTAACCTAAAACGGAGAAGATCATGACACCAGCAAGAATTGAGAAGCCACAGTTAATCAATACCGTCATCATTGCATTGTTATTGATGTCTGACTTTTCAGGTAGGTAGCTTGAGTAAGCCAACATGATGGCAAAGCCGACTGATAAGGTGAAGAACATTTGACCATAAGCAGCAGACCAGACAGATGGATCGGTTAATCGGCTAAAGTCTGGGCTGAACATGTAGTTCAAACCGTCAGCAGCACCTGGTAGGAAGACCATGCGGGCAATTAAAGCGAGTACCATGATAAATAGTACAGGCATCATGATTTTACCTGCGCGCTCGATACCACCTTTAACACCGCCGAATAGGGCTGCGAAAGTCACTAACCAGCCAACAATCATTGGAATGGCAATATGCCACTGAATATTACCCAGTTGACTTGGTGAATTATCACCACCTAGTTGTAGGTATTCCCCAAAGAAGTATGCGTTTGGATCGCTCCCCCAGCCTTGGTTAAATGCCAAGCCAACATAAGAGATCGCCCAACCAATGATAGCGATGTAGTATACACCGATCACGGCAGCGATCATGACTTGGAACCAGCCTAGCCATTCAAATTTGGAATGGATTTTGGCGAGGGTTTTTGGTGCAGAACCACGGAATTTATGTCCCATGGTAAATTCTAAAATCATAAAAGGGATGCCTGCTGTTAGCATGGCAAAAAGGTATGGAATAAAGAAAGCACCGCCACCATTTTCATACGCCATGTATGGGAAGCGCCAAATATTGCCCAAGCCGATCGCCGATCCTACGGCAGCTAGAACAAACCCCGCACGGGAGCCCCACTGTTCTCTTTTCATGTACAAATCCTCTGTAACTGCGACTTTGGAGTATTAACAAGGTTGAAACAGCGCGTTATTCTTAGGTGTAAAATGCTGTTCAACTTGTTAAATTCCAGATTATTATTCTGATTTTATCAATGTGTGTTTGCAAAAGGTGAAACTTTCACCTGTGCATATTGCGAGATTACATATTCAATAAAAAGAACGCAATAGATGAAAGCAAATGTAACTGCGCTGTTAAATGTTGGATAAAACTTGATATATTTATCATTATGCTAGATATCACTGCTATAAGTTTTATATTTGGTTATTATCTCTAATCATTAAGTGTATTAGTTGATATTAATGTTGTGGGTGAATGAGTTTTGAGTGCTGTTTTAATGTGCAATTTTATGACCGAGTACGATATTTTGTTCTAAAACAGATTCTTGAAGGAGATGTTTGTTAGATATTTATTTTCAGTATGAATGTAAAACAAGATAGTTTGATGAATTTATTGTTGTTTAATTTTATTTCATGCATTTAGATTCCTAAGGCATGTTAGAATCGAAATGCATATATCTATAGAGGATGCGTTATGAGTACAGATCTTAAAATTTCAGCTGTTATTATTTGTTCAATTGTTATCGTTTTATCTATTTTTGCTGCTATCGTAGTGACGCATTAATAGATGCGATAATTGAATGTAGAGCATAGCAATTTAGAAATAATTTCAAGGAGAAAGTGAGTGAACAATACGGGAATCATTACCGACCAAGGTATGTCTGTTGATCTCACTACACTGAACAAGTATGCCAACGGACGGCACTCTTTAGTTGCTCAAGGCGGTGGGCAAAAAGGCATTTTTACCGCTGGCGTCCTTGACAGCTTTTTAGAAGCTGCGTTTGACCCATTTGATGTCTTTTATGGCACTTCTGCCGGAGCATTGAATATTACGTCTTATCTTTGTCGTCAAAAGGGGTTAGGTAAAGCTTTTATTAGTGAGCTCACGACTCAACCTGAATTTTTCCGTTTATTTAAGCATATTCGTCGTAAGCAACGTCTGGATTTAGATTGGGCTTTTGAGCGTCTATTAGAACCTCCTTATTGGCTTGATATTGATGCGGGTCGTTATGCTCTAGGTGAAAGGAAAGCCTTTGCTGCTGTAACCAATATGGATAATTTACACGACGCCTACCTACCCATCTTTACTCAACATTGGGCCGATACTTTAAAGGCGACCTGCGCCATTCCGGCTTTGTATCGACATGAAGTTAAAATTGAAGATCATTTTTATGTTGATGGAGGGGTATCGGCGGCGATCCCTGCTCAAGAAGCCTGGCGACAAGGTTCACGCTTAATCAGTGTGATTCGCACAGAACCAGTCACATTCAGTGATGAAATGCAGCAAGAACAAAGTTCAACAGCATTAAATGCTTTTTTGAATAAAGTTGGAATAGAGCATCATATTGAATCGATTCAAACTCGGATTGCAGCAAGGGCAGCCACGTGGCGACTTGATTTTGATAATTTCCTTAAGCAGAGAATCGAACGTTCAAAGCAAGTCGAAAAAGAATTGGTTAAGCCGACTTTAAATGGCGGTCGGTGGTTATTTGGCAGTAGTGATGTATATCGTTTGTGTCATTTGTTAGGTGATCAATTTGATGCAGGCATTATGGATATGCTATTGGTCCACCATCAAACCTTCACGTTAACGCATAATTTTATGATGAATCCACCTGATGATTGTTACATTTTGCAAATTGCGCCTGAAGCACCACTCCGCTCATCTCCTTTACTGAGTAAAGCAGAGGATTTAGAGTTTGATTATCTGCAGGGTATACAAGCTGGGAAAAGGTATATGGAGCAATATCTTGCTTTAAACCGTAAGCCAAATGCGATCCATGATGATGCTTACAAACATTTTTAATCTTTTGTTGATAAGTCGGTCAGGTTAGAAGTTAACCTGATCGCAATTTTTCCTTTCGCACGTGTTCATTTCTTATTTTTTCGTCACTATTTCCCTTGGTTTATTCTTTATCGGAAAAGTATCCCTGTTTATAGGCATCGCTTTTTTACTGTGCTTTTGCTGATGATGAAGAATGGCCTAATTTTCATTTGCTGTTGTATATGGAGTGGTCATGGAAGAAAAATTATTTCTTACTTTTGTTGTAATGAATACTCGCCTTTTAAAAACAGGTGGTGCGGCATCGCATCAGTTTGAGCAAGAGGGAGGCTTGATCGGTAATGATGATAGCTGCCATTGGGTATTACCTGACCCCAATAATGCGCTGATCACGCCGTATTGTGAAATTACATTTGAAGATGGTGAGTATCGTCTCACTGATATTCAAGGTGGGATAGGGATAAATGATGAACCTGCTCAGTTTGAGCAACAGCGAAAAGTAACAGTGAAAAATGGCGATATATTTAGGATTGGCTCATATCAAATAAGAGCCCACCTCAAAGTCGTCGAAGTAGAAGCTCAAGAACGTTATCGCGTCGCTGAAATGGCAGGGGCGAGCGTACAAGAAGAAAAAAAACAATATATTCCTCAACTCGATATTGATTTGCCTGAAGCGCGAGAAGTTCAAGCATCGAATAGCGAGGCAATATCTATCAATAAATCAGAATCTATTAGCCAATCAGAAGATGATTTCGAGTTAATAGAAAGGAAAGAGGAATCAAGGATGTTGTCACCTACCACTGAATCGTCTAGTGACACGCAAGCTCTATTATCGGCAAGTATTGCGGGGTTATTAGCAATACACAACCGTAAAGACAGTTACTTTCATTTACTGAACCGCAGTTTTCAGCCAATCCAGGATAACCCGTTGCAGATGGGATTAAGCGTAGAGGAAACGGAAAAGTTATTATTCGCTAAAGAACGAAATTTATTCCATCTAGAGCCAACACAAGCCATTGAAAGTAGCTTGAAATCCATTGAATCTCACAGCGAAAGAATGCATCAAGCGACAGTTGTGGCATTACAATATTTATTATCAGAATTGTCACCGGAAACCTTATTGAAGCGTTTTCAAACCTATCGTAAAAACGCACCTGAAAATATGGACCCAGATGCTTGGGCATGGAAGATGTATCAATCGTATTTTTCAGAACTGACTTCTGGCCGTCAAAAAGGTTTTGAGAAGCAATTTTGGGAAGTGTTTGAACAATCCTATGATAGCTTGCAGCGTCAGCAATCGTCATAGCGGAGAAGTGTTAGATACTAAAAAGGCTCATCATATTGATTTGATGAGCCTTTTTTCGATAGGTGAAACGGCAAGAATATATAGACCGATAACTTATAGCGTTATCTGATTTTTATTCAACCGTGATGATGCGCATACAGTTAGTGGAGCCGACGAGATCCATGACATCCCCTTGGGTAATAATAATTTTATCTCCAGCGCTCAGTAAGTGTTTTTGCTTTAGCGTTTCAATTGCCGCTAGTGCACATGGTAGGCCCGAGCCCGCGTCGTTTTCAAAGTAAACCGGTGTTACACCACGGTAAAGTGCTGCACGGTTCAGTGTGCTTTCGTTGCGAGATAGAGCAAAAATAGGTAGGCCAGAGCTTAGGCGTGACATCATCAAAGGCGTACGGCCAGATTCCGTCATCGAAATCATAGCAGTAATGCCTTCCATGTGGTTTGCGGCGTACATGGTTGCCATAGCAATGGTTTCTTCAGCAGACTGGAATTTACGATCCAGACGGTAGTTCGATACATTCACTGTTGGCATTTTTTCTGCGCCAATACACACTTCCGCCATCGATTTCACCGTTTCCACAGGGAAGCTACCAGCGGCGGTCTCAGCAGACAGCATCACGGCATCGGTACCATCTAGAACGGCGTTAGCGACGTCCATTACCTCAGCACGAGTTGGCATCGGGCTGTTGATCATCGATTCCATCATTTGGGTTGCGGTGATCACGTTACGGTCTAGGCTACGAGCACGGCGAATTAATTGCTTTTGTACACCGACTAATTCTGCGTCGCCAATTTCAACACCTAGATCGCCACGCGCCACCATCACAACATCAGAAGCAAGAATAATATCATCCATACTTTCTTCATTTATGACCGTTTCAGCACGTTCCACTTTGGCGACTAACTTTGCTTCTAAGCCAGCATCACGGGCAAGACTGCGTGCGTAATTCATGTCTTCGCCATTGCGAGGGAATGAAATCGCAAGATAGTCTACTTTGATTTTTGCGGCGGTGAGAATGTCTTGTTTATCTTTGTCTGTCAGTGCATCAGCAGAAAGGCCACCACCTTTTTTGTTGATGCCTTTGTTGTTCGATAATGGACCTGCAACGGTCACTTCTGTGTGAACTTTATTACCATCGACCCCTGTCACTTTCAGTTGCACGCGGCCATCATCCAGTAGAAGAATATCTCCAGGGCCGACATCTTTAGGTAGCTCTTTATAGTCAAGGCCGACAGAAAATTGGTCACCTTCACCTTTAGGTAAGTCACTGTCTAGTGTGAATTTATCGCCAATATTGAGTTGGATTTTGCCATCTTTAAACGTTGATACGCGAATTTTAGGCCCTTGTAGGTCACCAAGAATAGCAACATGGATGCCAAGTTTTGCTGCGATGTTACGTACTTTTTCAGCGCGTAAAATATGGTCTTCTGCTGAGCCGTGAGAGAAGTTCATACGAACCACATTCGCTCCCGCTTTAATGATTTCTTCAAGCACACCTTCTTTGTCCGTAGCGGGGCCCAAGGTGGTAACAATTTTTGTGCGTCTTAAACGTTTAGACATGCATAACTCCATCTATAAAGTACTTAAATTTTTTCAACGGTATCACTAAATGATGTCGCATTTCATTAATTGACTCGCAAATTCAACTGAAAAAGTGTTTCAATTTTTTTAAATATCTGCGTGGTCAGGTAATTTTCTTGTTTCTAAATTGGATAGAATAGACGCAAATGGCAATTTCTGCGTGATATTTGTCACGCAACGGGGGGAGTGCGCTTCACAATTAGTTTGGGGTGTAAAAAAATTACAGTCTGTTTCTAAAAAGGAGTACATCATGTACATGGCTCAACCTGGTCATATTGATCAAATTAAGCAAATCAATACAGGTCGCGTATATAAATTGATCGATCAGTTTGGCCCAATTTCACGCATTGACTTATCGAAATTAAGCGGGTTAGCGCCTGCGAGTATCACGAAAATTTCGCGTGAATTGATGGAAGGCCACCTTATCCATGAAACAGTCGTACAAGAATCATTAAGCCGTGGTCGTCCGGCGGTAGGTTTGCAAACCGATAATATTGGCTGGCAGTTCTTATCTGTACGTTTGGGGAAAGGTTACCTCATACTGGCATTACATGAACTCGGTGGTGAGATTATTGTTGATGCTAAGGTTGAACTAGAAAAGCTAGATCAAGATAAGCTCCAGCAGCGTATTTTGGACGAAATAGATGGTTTTTTCGTGCGTAATGCACGTTCAGTTGAACGAATGACCAGTATTGCCGTGACGTTACCTGCCAAAGTGAATTTCTCTGCGGGTACGGTGCTGCAAATGCCTTACTTTAATATTCATAATTTAGAGTTAGGCCCTGCGATTTATGCTAAAACCGGGGTTCCTGTATTTATTGCCAATGATACCAGCGCATGGGCGTTGGCTGAGCTCTTATTTGGTCAGTCGCAAGAAGTGGATAATTCACTTTTGGTCAGTAACCACCAAGGTGTGGCAGCTGGCGTGATTTTAAATGGACGCCTTGCTTATAATCGATTCGGCAATATGGGTGAACTTGGGCATGTCCAGATTGATCCTAATGGTGAATTGTGTGAATGCGGTAAACGAGGTTGTTTAGATACGGTGGCATCATCAGAGGCCGTTTGTCGCTCGGTGGCATCTCGTATTGAGCAAGGCGAGCCTACTACGTTATCTGCCGAGCAATTGACTATGGATAAAATTTGCTCTGCGGCAATATCAGGTGACGATTTAGCGAAACAAGCCATCGAAAAGCTAGGTCAAGACTTGGGTAAGGGTATTGCGCTGATGGTGAATATTTTTAGTCCAGAGAAAATTTTGCTTGGCGGCGCTTTAACCAAGGCCAAATCCATTTTATTTCCAGTGATAGAGCAAGTATTGCAGCAGGAAAATTACTCTCTTTATGAAAAGAATATCCCCATCGTCGAGTGTAAGTACTTTACCCAAACAACCATGCCAGGGGCAGCACTGATCAAACAAGCGCTCTATGATGGCTCTTTATTGATGAAAGTTGTCGAAGGTTAAGTTCAACCCTTGTTTAAACCAAGGTGAAATGAGTGTGAAATGAAAAAGCCAGTGCACAATGATGGTGGGCCACCTCATGCTACTGGCTTTGTTTTTCTAATGCTTTATTCAGTTCCGATGATGATTAAACCGGCTTGCGTTTTGGTTGGGCATCAATGCATTGCCCGTGTACAGTTTGGCCTTCCGGAGCCATCAAATACACATACAACGGCATAATATCTTGTGGTGTTTTTAACAGTTCGGCATCTTCCGCCGGGTAAGCTGAAGCGCGCATTTTAGTGCGTGTGGCGCCAGGGTTTATCGCGTTAACACGAACCGAGGTATCGCTTAATTCGTCGGAGAGAATTTGCATCATGCCTTCGGTGGCAAACTTCGAAATCGAGTAACTTCCCCAGTAAGCACGTCCAATATGACCGACAGTCGAAGAGGTAAATACCACGCGGCCATCGGGTGATTTTTTCAGTAATGGCAACAAGGCTTGAGTCATGAGTAACTGGGCTTTGACATTAACTTGCATGACTTCATCAAAACTGGCTTCATCAATTTGTTCAAATGGGGTAATTGAGCCCAATAGACCGGCGTTATGCAGTAGTCCATCTAATTGACCAAATTGCTCATTAATGGTGTCAGCCATATCTAAATAATTTTGTTTGCTTGCCCCTTTCATATCCAGTGGCACGATAGCCGCTTGAGGGTAACCTTTGGCTTCGATCTCATCATAAACGGCTTCTAACTTGCTCACCGTTCTGCCTAATAAAATCACAGTTGCACCATGTTGAGCGTAATGCAGAGCAGCTTCTTTACCAATGCCATCTCCGGCACCAGTAACTAAAATGGTTTTTCCAGTCAGCGCATTGGGGGTCACAGAATAATTCACAGTATACAATCCTTATCAAACGTTATGTCACTGAATCTAACTTTATGTCACTGATAGGTTTATGCCATAATGCAACAGAATTTGCAGTTAAGTGGTAGGCATAAACGAAGGGCTTTACCATACACTAGTTCATCAAACTTGAGGGAATGATATTGGAATTTTTGCTGGATTATGGGCTGTTTTTAGCCAAAGTCGTGACCTTTGTTGTTGCGGTTATTGCTGTTGTGGTTGGTATTAAAGTATTGGGTTCGAAAGGCAACCAGGCAAAAGGTGAGTTACAAGTCACCAATTTATCTGAAAAACATGAAGAAACGATTGCCCAACTTGAAGGGCATTTACATGATGAGGCTTATTTAAAAGCGCGTCATAAAGCACAAGAAAAAGAGCAAAAAGAAAAGAATAAACAACAGGCTAAAGAAGCCAAAAAAGCCGCGAAATCAGGTGAATTGGTAGATAAGCGCAAGCCACATTTATTCGTATTAGATTTTCATGGCAGCATTGATGCAAAAGAAGTGACCTCATTACGTGAAGAGGTGACGGCTATTTTAGCGGTCGCAAAAGAAGGCGACGAAGTGTTAGTTAGGCTTGAATCTGGGGGCGGGATGGTCCATGGATATGGATTAGCCTCATCTCAACTTGATCGCTTGAAAAATGCCAGCATAACCCTGACCATTGCGGTCGATAAAGTAGCGGCAAGTGGTGGTTATATGATGGCGTGTGTAGCAGACAAAATTGTCTCAGCACCATTTGCCATTGTCGGTTCTATTGGTGTGATTGCTCAAATTCCTAACTTTAATAAGTTATTGAAAAAGAATGATATTGAGTTTGAGCAACTGACCGCTGGTGAATATAAGCGCACGTTGACTATGTTTGGTGAAAACACCGATAAAGCGCGCGAAAAGTTTAAGCATGAGCTTGAAGAAACCCACGGGCTGTTTAAAGACTTTATTCGTGTACATCGTCCTGAATTAGACCTTGATAAAGTCGCGACAGGCGAGCATTGGTTTGGTGCCCAAGCGAAAGAACTTGGCTTGGTAGATGAGATCAAAACCTCTGATGACTTGATTGTGGAAGCGGCGAAAGAGAAATCGGTATTGGCGTTACATTATGTGCGTAAAAAGAAACTGTCTGACAAGATTTCAGGCAGCGCCGCTAAGACCGTAGACAGTGTATTGCTGAAGCTGCTTTCTCGCGGTCAGCGACCCATTGTTTAAGTCGACAAATTTTCAGGACTAAGAACTGATTTACATCAATCTTTATTGAATTAAGCTCACGTCATGTGGGCTTTATTTTTATTTAAATAAAATTCGGAATTGATGAATTTTGTGCCACTTTTAAACGGAGATGTCAGCTGATATCTACCTTTTTACCTAAGTTATATTTTTATAACCTGGCGAGAATTGAGAAATTTACTATGTTCAGGAAGCTTGAATTTGATCACATTTAAAAGCAATATTCGGCCATCTTCCTTTACTTTGTATCTAATTGTTACGAGAGAACAAAATGGACAACAATCAATTTGAATCGTTAATGCCAGCTGATATGGCAAAAAAAGCCGCTGAAACCGGTGTGTATAAAGTTAATAAGCCTTTCTTTAAAACTTTTATGCTTGCGATGACGGCAGGTATGCAAATCGGTATCGCTTTTATTTTTTACACCACAGTGACGAGCGGTACTGAGTCTATTGCACCGGGTTTATCTCACTTAGTGGGCGGTTTGGCATTCAGCTTAGGTTTAATCCTAGTGGTTGTGACAGGCAGTGAGTTGTTTACCAGTTCAACCCTTGTTGTGGTAGCGAAAGCGAGTGGCATGATCAGCTGGGGCCAATTGTTCAAAAACTGGGTTCAAGTGTATTTTGGTAACTTTGTTGGTTGTATCATTTTGGTCGGTATTATGCTGGTGGCTCAACAATATATGAGTGATAACGGCGGCATTGGTATTAACGCGATGCACATCGCTCAACATAAAATGCACCATTCTTTTGCTTCTGCAGTGGCATTAGGCACTATGGCGAACTTATTAGTTTGTATTGCAGTGTGGATGTCTTACTCTGGCCGCACTCTGACCGATAAAATGTTAATCCTTATTTTGCCTGTAGCCATGTTCGTTGCGTCAGGTTTTGAGCACAGCATCGCAAACATGTTCCAAATTCCATTTGCGATTGGCATTAAAACATTTGCGCCAGCTGAGTTCTGGGAAATGACGGGTACAACAGCGAGCCAGTTTGCAGATTTAAACCTAGCGGATTTTGTTATGAACAACTTAATCCCGGTGACTATCGGTAACATTATCGGTGGTAGTGTATTTGTAGGCCTATGGTTCTGGTCTATCTTCTTACGCAAATAAGTGTAAAGTTATCGCTATAAAAATGCCCTAGTTCAAAGCTAGGGCATTTTTGTATCAATCTATTTGTATCTATAGATGTAGGAGGATAAAGATCAATGAACGGTATTTTCGAGCGTGAACTCTTTGGATAAATGCAGTGCTAAGTATTTAAACATATTAAATACTGCGGTAGTTTTTTCCGTTGGCAACCCTTGCTCATCTAAGAAATATTCACCTTTGAAAATAAGGACATCGTCTTTTTCCGTGACCGATGTGGCTCGCATGCCTTCTACGTAGTCGGCATGGTCTTGAATCACTTGGTTTGCGATAAGAAGAAGTTCAAATTCAGAAATGGCTTTCTTACTGCTCATATTGGCCTACTCACTTGTATTGGAAAATAAGGTTGGGTTGAATCTATTGAAATTAGGCGGTATTGTCCGCGTCGTTCAAATCCAGAGTGAAGGTAAGTTTATACCTAACAGCAAACAGGATCTAACGGAAAAATAGCCTAAGATCTTGTTTCATAAATTGGCGATATGTCATTCAGTCAGAATGAAAAGTAAAAAAACAGGTTGATCTTATTTAAAACTCACTCGATAGTAAAAAAAGAAGCAAATTAATTATAAACAGCGTGCTGCATGATAAAGCACCTGATGAGGATGTTTAGAATCGGTTATGGGTAAATCTCTTGTTATTGTGGAGTCACCAGCCAAAGCAAAGACGATCAATAAGTATCTTGGAAAAGACTTTGTTGTGAAATCGAGTGTTGGCCATGTGCGTGACTTGCCTACTGCTGGCCAAAGCAGTGGAAAGAAAGCAGCGGCAATTTCGACCAAAGGTATGAGCCCAGAAGAAAAAGCTCGTATTAAGAAAGAAAAAGACAAAGCAGCGCTGATCAAAAAGATGGGCGTTAACCCGTATAACGACTGGGAAGCAAACTACCAGATCTTACCGGGTAAAGAAAAAGTCGTTGCTGAATTACAAAAACTCGCAAAAGATGCGGATTGCGTTTATCTCGCGACCGATTTGGACCGCGAAGGGGAAGCTATTGCGTGGCACCTTCGTGAGATCATCGGTGGCGATGACGCGCGCTATAAACGAGTAGTCTTTAACGAAATTACCAAAAATGCGATTCAACAAGCTTTTGAAACTCCGGGTGAGTTGAACCTTGATGGCGTAAATGCTCAACAAACACGTCGTTTTTTAGACCGTGTAGTGGGCTTTATGGCATCACCACTTCTGTGGAAGAAAGTGGCACGAGGTTTGTCTGCCGGTCGCGTACAATCTGTGGCAGTAAAACTCTTGGTGGAACGTGAACGTGAAATCAATGCGTTTATTCCGGAAGAGTTCTGGGATATTCACGCGGATACCACCACGCTGGATAATACAGATTTTCGTTTATTAGTTGCACAGAAAAATGGTGCAACGTTTAAACCTGTTAATGAA comes from the Vibrio gangliei genome and includes:
- a CDS encoding sodium-dependent transporter is translated as MKREQWGSRAGFVLAAVGSAIGLGNIWRFPYMAYENGGGAFFIPYLFAMLTAGIPFMILEFTMGHKFRGSAPKTLAKIHSKFEWLGWFQVMIAAVIGVYYIAIIGWAISYVGLAFNQGWGSDPNAYFFGEYLQLGGDNSPSQLGNIQWHIAIPMIVGWLVTFAALFGGVKGGIERAGKIMMPVLFIMVLALIARMVFLPGAADGLNYMFSPDFSRLTDPSVWSAAYGQMFFTLSVGFAIMLAYSSYLPEKSDINNNAMMTVLINCGFSILAGVMIFSVLGYMAQEQGKPLTEVVSSGVGLAFVTIPAAINLLPIPYILGPLFFLALVVAGFSSHISIMEAVTSAFIDKLKWSRRKAASIVCGVGLVVSLAFATNGGLLLLDLVDYFINNIALLGSCLIELVLVGWLFKVADIRKHANAVSDFTIGVWFELCIRFVSPIMIAIILANKIIATITDGYGGYAMAELMTFGWGLLALMLVIAIVINMKKSQEA
- the pyk gene encoding pyruvate kinase, which produces MSKRLRRTKIVTTLGPATDKEGVLEEIIKAGANVVRMNFSHGSAEDHILRAEKVRNIAAKLGIHVAILGDLQGPKIRVSTFKDGKIQLNIGDKFTLDSDLPKGEGDQFSVGLDYKELPKDVGPGDILLLDDGRVQLKVTGVDGNKVHTEVTVAGPLSNNKGINKKGGGLSADALTDKDKQDILTAAKIKVDYLAISFPRNGEDMNYARSLARDAGLEAKLVAKVERAETVINEESMDDIILASDVVMVARGDLGVEIGDAELVGVQKQLIRRARSLDRNVITATQMMESMINSPMPTRAEVMDVANAVLDGTDAVMLSAETAAGSFPVETVKSMAEVCIGAEKMPTVNVSNYRLDRKFQSAEETIAMATMYAANHMEGITAMISMTESGRTPLMMSRLSSGLPIFALSRNESTLNRAALYRGVTPVYFENDAGSGLPCALAAIETLKQKHLLSAGDKIIITQGDVMDLVGSTNCMRIITVE
- the mlc gene encoding sugar metabolism global transcriptional regulator Mlc, with amino-acid sequence MYMAQPGHIDQIKQINTGRVYKLIDQFGPISRIDLSKLSGLAPASITKISRELMEGHLIHETVVQESLSRGRPAVGLQTDNIGWQFLSVRLGKGYLILALHELGGEIIVDAKVELEKLDQDKLQQRILDEIDGFFVRNARSVERMTSIAVTLPAKVNFSAGTVLQMPYFNIHNLELGPAIYAKTGVPVFIANDTSAWALAELLFGQSQEVDNSLLVSNHQGVAAGVILNGRLAYNRFGNMGELGHVQIDPNGELCECGKRGCLDTVASSEAVCRSVASRIEQGEPTTLSAEQLTMDKICSAAISGDDLAKQAIEKLGQDLGKGIALMVNIFSPEKILLGGALTKAKSILFPVIEQVLQQENYSLYEKNIPIVECKYFTQTTMPGAALIKQALYDGSLLMKVVEG
- the tagH gene encoding type VI secretion system-associated FHA domain protein TagH yields the protein MEEKLFLTFVVMNTRLLKTGGAASHQFEQEGGLIGNDDSCHWVLPDPNNALITPYCEITFEDGEYRLTDIQGGIGINDEPAQFEQQRKVTVKNGDIFRIGSYQIRAHLKVVEVEAQERYRVAEMAGASVQEEKKQYIPQLDIDLPEAREVQASNSEAISINKSESISQSEDDFELIERKEESRMLSPTTESSSDTQALLSASIAGLLAIHNRKDSYFHLLNRSFQPIQDNPLQMGLSVEETEKLLFAKERNLFHLEPTQAIESSLKSIESHSERMHQATVVALQYLLSELSPETLLKRFQTYRKNAPENMDPDAWAWKMYQSYFSELTSGRQKGFEKQFWEVFEQSYDSLQRQQSS
- a CDS encoding patatin-like phospholipase family protein; its protein translation is MNNTGIITDQGMSVDLTTLNKYANGRHSLVAQGGGQKGIFTAGVLDSFLEAAFDPFDVFYGTSAGALNITSYLCRQKGLGKAFISELTTQPEFFRLFKHIRRKQRLDLDWAFERLLEPPYWLDIDAGRYALGERKAFAAVTNMDNLHDAYLPIFTQHWADTLKATCAIPALYRHEVKIEDHFYVDGGVSAAIPAQEAWRQGSRLISVIRTEPVTFSDEMQQEQSSTALNAFLNKVGIEHHIESIQTRIAARAATWRLDFDNFLKQRIERSKQVEKELVKPTLNGGRWLFGSSDVYRLCHLLGDQFDAGIMDMLLVHHQTFTLTHNFMMNPPDDCYILQIAPEAPLRSSPLLSKAEDLEFDYLQGIQAGKRYMEQYLALNRKPNAIHDDAYKHF
- a CDS encoding MetS family NSS transporter small subunit, whose amino-acid sequence is MTTGAIIMMIIGLGITWGGAAICIRHAMKSK